In the Pleuronectes platessa chromosome 8, fPlePla1.1, whole genome shotgun sequence genome, one interval contains:
- the si:dkey-237j10.2 gene encoding transmembrane protein 182 isoform X2: MRVGAAALTGGIFGAVGTLCFLLAFGTDYWLVASDNCGPHTWPTQTTQTGGKDVNGTEVQSDVEPVTVPQRLLTLHHEGFFWRCVFQVEPAAHAVVATLFTNQPESKLCSHGYLFPLPVALGQVPHPSYDATAVFRGFWTVLIILGLVSALAGGFLLVCGVPFISPRLYKLGGAFLIAAACLFLFMLLLYVLWMEVVDVKSYVLQERGEACPDAEVSVLYGLSFMVAVAGVPLELVSGLVFMLVGRALRASK, encoded by the exons ATGAGGGTGGGAGCCGCAGCCTTGACTGGGGGGATTTTTGGGGCAGTGGGGACCCTGTGTTTCCTCCTGGCCTTTGGTACAGACTACTGGCTGGTGGCCAGTGACAACTGTGGACCACATACATGGCCCACACAAACAACCCAGACAGGGGGGAAAGATGTCAATGGGACTGAG GTCCAGTCAGACGTGGAACCAGTCACTGTTCCTCAGAGGCTGCTCACCCTCCACCATGAGGGCTTCTTCTGGcgctgtgtgtttcaggtggaGCCTGCAGCACATGCAGTCGTGGCCACTCTCTTCA CGAACCAGCCAGAGTCCAAGTTGTGTAGCCACGGTTACCTGTTCCCTCTACCTGTGGCACTTGGACAGGTGCCTCATCCCAGTTATGATGCCACAGCAG TGTTTCGGGGTTTCTGGACCGTGCTGATAATCCTAGGGCTTGTCTCAGCTCTGGCTGGAGGCTTCCTCCTGGTCTGTGGTGTCCCCTTCATCAGCCCCCGACTCTACAAGCTGGGTGGAGCCTTCCTCATCGCTGCTG CCTGCTTGTTCCTCTTCATGCTGCTGCTCTACGTCCTGTGGATGGAGGTGGTGGATGTGAAAAGCTACGTCCtgcaggagaggggagaggcctGTCCAGACGCCGAGGTCTCTGTGCTTTACGGCCTGTCGTTCATGGTGGCGGTTGCTGGAGTGCCCCTGGAGCTCGTCTCTGGGTTGGTTTTCATGCTGGTGGGCCGGGCGCTGCGTGCCAGCAAGTGA